ATTATTCATCCTGAACAACGTGTTTATTTTAAAGAGTTAGATAATACAGTTCAATCCTCATTAAGGATAGGAAAAATTACGATTAATAAGCATCATCCTGATTTTTTTAAATTAAATATTACAGGTATTATCTTCGGCGGATATTTTGGTTCCAGACTTATGACTAATATCAGAGAGGATAAAGGTTATACTTATGGTATTTATGCAGGCAATTTATCTTTAATCAACGCAGGTATTTTTACTATATCGGCCGAGTCAGGAAAAGATGTTTACCAAAAAGCAATTGAAGAAATATATAAGGAACTTAAAATATTAAGAACAGAATTTGTATCCGAGGAAGAGTTAGAGAGGGTAAAAAATTGGTTGATAGGAAGTTTGGCAAAAACATTTGATGGTCCTTTTGCTCCGGCAGATGCCTTTAAGTCAATATTAACTTATAACCAAACATACGATTACTTTGATAGTTACTTTGATACTGTAAAAACAATAACTCCTGATATGATAAGAGCAACTGCAGAAAAATATTTACATGAAGACAGTATGTATCAGGTTGTTGCGAGAAGCAAATAAAAAAACCTGCTTTAAAAAAGCAGGTTTTTTTAATATTTATTCACATAATTATACTAATATCTTGCCCAAGTTGTTTTTTTAGTTTCAATAGGATTAATACAAATGACAGGAATCTGAGAAGTGTTATAAATTATTTTTTCGTCCCAAGATGAGAAAAATAAACTTTTATCTTTATTAACTAATGTCATAATTAATTCAGCTTCGTTTTGTACAGCATAATCAACAACTTGCTTTGCAAAATTCCCTTCAGTAGGAGAAGATACTTTATCAACATACTTTACACCAAATTCATCAAATAAGTTTTTAATCTGCTTTGTAATACTCATGATTCTGTTTTTATAGAATCTTCCTGATTCAAATTTAGGAATCATATGAACAGTTGCATTAAACATCTTTGCAATATTAATTGCCCAAGTTACTTTTTGTCTGTCTTGAGTTGATGCAGTTATCGGGAAAACTATGTTGTTATAACCTTCAGTATATTGTCTTTTTTGAACAATAATAGTAGGTGTATTTGTTACACTTATTACTTTAAGCACATAACTTCCGGTAATCTTTTGAAACCCGACTTTACCGTGAGTACCTATCATTATAAGTTTAGCACCGACTTTATCACTTGCTTCCTTAATATTATCAAATAAATCTCCGTTCTTTATTAAATATTCAACTTGAACATTAAAATTATTTGAAGCTTCGTTTGCAATTTTTTCTAATTTTTCAGAAATAACGTCTTCATCTAAATTTTCTTCATCTAAATATTTATCAGTATCTTTATTGATAACATGCAACAAAATAACCCTGTACTTCATTATTGCCGCAATTGATGCACCATGCTCAATTGCATTTTGGCATACTTCTGAAAAATCAGTCGGAATTAAAATTACATCATTTTTAGCTTTTTCCATAACATGTTTTGTTTTTTTTTTAACTAAATGATTAATGCAAATATTTAAATTGCGTTATAAAATTATTGAAAATAACTTAAGAAACCAAATAATTTTCTGTTTTTTTTATTTTGATTCTTTTTCCGGCAATTAAATAAGTCAATTATGCGAAAATATTTTATTTTTGTTTTCAAAAAAAATATTCTGTTAATATGTGTAATTATTAAACAGAATTAGTACTTATCAAAGATTATAATAACTAATCTTAAATGTAGTATTTTAATTTTTACAGGCAAAGTTATTAAAATTTTATTAATTATTTGTTTTCAAAGATTATTTTTAAAAATGAATTATGGAAGAAAAAAAAATCAATAATAATTGGTTACAATTAATAAATGATTTTAAATATTATTTAAAACTTGAAAGATCATTATCAGATAATTCAGTACAAGCTTATTTAAATGATATAAATAAACTTGCTCTTTATACAGAAAAAGATCCGAATAATATTGATTTAAAGGAACTTGAAAGCTTTATTTATGAACTTAATAAAACTTTAATCAGTGCAAGATCTCAAGCAAGAATTATCTCCGGAATAAAAGCATTTTATCATTTTTTAATACAAGAAGAATTAATAACGGATAATCCGACCGAATTACTGGAATCTCCTAAAATAGGCAGAAAACTTCCTGATGTTTTATCAGTTAATGAAATCAATTTGCTGCAATCAAAAATTGACTTAAGTAAGCCCGAGGGTCACAGGAATAAAGCTATTATTGAGACGTTGTACAGTTGCGGATTAAGAGTTTCTGAATTAACTGATTTGAAAATATCAAACTTACACTTTAAAGAAGGCTATATATTAGTTTCCGGAAAGGGAAGTAAGCAGCGTATTATACCGATTGGTGAATGTGCAATGGAGGAAATTAGTTTTTATCGAACACATTTCAGAAACACTCTAAATATTTTACCCGAATATAGTGATATTCTTTTTCTGAACAGAAGAGGAAAACAAATAACAAGAGTAATGATTTTCACAATTGTAAAAAATCTTGCAATAAAAGCCGGAATAAAAAAAAATATCAGCCCCCATACATTCAGACATTCATTTGCAACCCACTTAATTGAGGGCGGTGCAGATTTAAGAGCTGTACAAGAAATGCTTGGACATGAATCAATTATTACAACAGAAATCTACACACATATTGACAGAGAATATTTAAAACAGGTAGTGAATGACTATCATCCGAGAAGCAGGTAATTTCATCAACTTATTCTATTATTTGATCATTTTAATATCTTTTTTTTTTTGAAAGAAAATATATTTGATCTGATTATTAATTTTAACACT
This region of Bacteroidales bacterium genomic DNA includes:
- the xerD gene encoding site-specific tyrosine recombinase XerD, whose protein sequence is MEEKKINNNWLQLINDFKYYLKLERSLSDNSVQAYLNDINKLALYTEKDPNNIDLKELESFIYELNKTLISARSQARIISGIKAFYHFLIQEELITDNPTELLESPKIGRKLPDVLSVNEINLLQSKIDLSKPEGHRNKAIIETLYSCGLRVSELTDLKISNLHFKEGYILVSGKGSKQRIIPIGECAMEEISFYRTHFRNTLNILPEYSDILFLNRRGKQITRVMIFTIVKNLAIKAGIKKNISPHTFRHSFATHLIEGGADLRAVQEMLGHESIITTEIYTHIDREYLKQVVNDYHPRSR
- a CDS encoding universal stress protein is translated as MEKAKNDVILIPTDFSEVCQNAIEHGASIAAIMKYRVILLHVINKDTDKYLDEENLDEDVISEKLEKIANEASNNFNVQVEYLIKNGDLFDNIKEASDKVGAKLIMIGTHGKVGFQKITGSYVLKVISVTNTPTIIVQKRQYTEGYNNIVFPITASTQDRQKVTWAINIAKMFNATVHMIPKFESGRFYKNRIMSITKQIKNLFDEFGVKYVDKVSSPTEGNFAKQVVDYAVQNEAELIMTLVNKDKSLFFSSWDEKIIYNTSQIPVICINPIETKKTTWARY